A region of the Gemmatimonadota bacterium genome:
CTCCAGGTAGAAAACCTGTTCCAGCGGCACCATGTTCTCGTCGGCGTGCTTGCCGCCGAGGTTCTCGAAATAGGGTGCCATGAACTCCTGCCAGCGCGTGTTGACGTCCTTCTCGGCCATGGTGGCCAGCGCCTTCTCGAAATCCGGTGTCTCGCAGTAACCGAAGAGCAGCCCGTCCTCCCGCATGAACAGCGAGTAGTTGTGCCATCCCGCCTCGCGCAGGGCGTCCAGCATTTCGGGCCAGACTTCTTTGTGGTGCTTCTTGTAGCCTTCAATCATATCTTCCTTGACCTTCAAAATGAATGCTACCCGTTGCATGGTGATCTCCTTCAAGCTTCGTGCCTGTAACTGGCCTTTGCTATCACGCCTCGTATCTGAAACTCACCCTTCGTACTTGTAACTGACCTTCTCGATGTTCTCGTGGTCCGACCGCCGGGCCCGCTCGAGGGCATAGGACGAGACGGGGAAGTAGTAGTGGGTTTCGGAGCCGGCCGATATGAACCCCTCGGCGTAGGCGACGTTGGCCGCGCTGCCGAAGGCA
Encoded here:
- a CDS encoding L-rhamnose mutarotase translates to MQRVAFILKVKEDMIEGYKKHHKEVWPEMLDALREAGWHNYSLFMREDGLLFGYCETPDFEKALATMAEKDVNTRWQEFMAPYFENLGGKHADENMVPLEQVFYLE